In the Geobacter sp. FeAm09 genome, one interval contains:
- a CDS encoding lipopolysaccharide assembly protein LapB, which produces MKFVGVPMLSLVLALVAAVPAFSGTQLYRGTMEAVTAPSKSCEGVLGKHPATFVITEEGGQGGLSGYLESEGVFIGTVVGSDLAHLRVTYPGQTGSGNPISLTRSGVTLIGELNGATTVNHCTFDLGRLTLNLVDDKNSAQAGLQRLSNLFEAQTTLYQAFSLTQNGSCEEALPLFEKALGLADSVFAPGAPGLTHFIRGVTNCYAKLGRAKEFNELYDKRISTISDESLKTALTRLRISALTQDGRMLLTQGEYEGALKTLMQAYQLNPQSKEIIHTVMAVYIRSGRYGEAVGFLEQAAGKLEEPADRKEINDVIALVYFKKALKDAQNDKGEEAEVSLRKSVALDPGNAQYLVALARMRHKAGHFDEAQSLLSQGLERITDEPSRQEILAMQEKLRQTEMIIKKLQ; this is translated from the coding sequence ATGAAATTTGTCGGTGTCCCGATGTTATCCCTTGTTCTCGCGCTGGTGGCCGCTGTGCCCGCCTTTTCGGGAACACAGCTTTACCGTGGGACCATGGAGGCGGTGACCGCCCCCAGCAAGTCCTGCGAGGGGGTTTTGGGAAAACACCCCGCTACCTTTGTGATAACCGAAGAGGGGGGCCAGGGGGGGCTGAGTGGCTACCTGGAAAGCGAAGGGGTTTTTATCGGTACGGTTGTCGGTTCGGATCTGGCCCATCTGAGGGTCACCTATCCCGGCCAGACAGGCAGCGGAAACCCCATCTCCCTGACCCGCTCCGGCGTGACGCTCATCGGTGAGCTGAACGGCGCCACCACGGTCAATCACTGCACCTTCGATCTCGGACGCCTGACGCTGAACCTCGTGGATGACAAGAACAGCGCACAAGCCGGTCTCCAACGGCTGTCCAACCTGTTCGAAGCCCAGACCACGCTTTACCAGGCCTTTTCCCTTACCCAGAACGGCAGTTGCGAGGAGGCGCTCCCCCTCTTCGAGAAGGCCCTCGGTCTGGCCGATTCGGTTTTCGCGCCGGGGGCTCCCGGGCTTACCCACTTCATCAGGGGGGTCACCAACTGCTACGCCAAGCTCGGCCGCGCCAAGGAGTTCAATGAGCTCTACGACAAACGGATTTCCACCATCTCCGACGAATCCCTCAAGACGGCGCTTACCCGGCTGCGCATCAGCGCGCTGACCCAGGACGGGCGCATGCTGCTTACCCAGGGGGAGTATGAAGGGGCGCTGAAGACATTGATGCAGGCCTATCAACTCAACCCCCAGAGCAAGGAGATCATTCATACCGTGATGGCGGTGTATATCCGCAGCGGCCGTTACGGTGAGGCGGTTGGTTTTCTCGAACAGGCGGCAGGCAAGCTGGAGGAACCGGCCGACCGCAAGGAAATAAACGATGTCATCGCCCTGGTGTATTTCAAAAAGGCGTTGAAGGATGCCCAAAACGACAAGGGGGAAGAGGCCGAGGTTTCGTTGCGCAAATCGGTGGCCCTTGATCCGGGGAACGCCCAGTACCTTGTGGCGTTGGCGCGGATGCGCCACAAGGCCGGCCACTTCGACGAAGCGCAGAGCCTGCTTAGCCAGGGACTGGAGCGGATCACGGATGAGCCGTCGCGCCAGGAGATCCTGGCGATGCAGGAGAAGCTGCGCCAGACCGAAATGATCATCAAAAAGCTTCAGTAG
- a CDS encoding ABC transporter substrate-binding protein, which translates to MFGKIQATALALILALPMAAQAAKVKIGFVNSITGPEAPIGENLTNGVTLALEDLKKKGIDVELVKEDDTGKPEKSMAAFEKMATRDKVAGIVGPYSSKCANAIAKLAEKYKTPLLIPVASKEEITRQSLKWTFRLSATTYDYATILLDMATSLGKPKTIAIINENTDFGTSGAKSAKDYAGKKGIRVVAEEAYAPGSPDYRSTLTKIKSKKPDLVFMVSYVADAILLMRQSREIGITPQAFLGAGAGFATVSFAKEKAISNNVFSSTQWTGDVNWPGAKDFNARYIAKFGKEPTYHAATAYESMMIMAETAAKAGGNQEKIRGALKGGKWNGIMGEVKFADYEGYTNQNKHQMLVEQIQNGIHQTVYPPKYVSKKPVYPFPGWK; encoded by the coding sequence ATGTTCGGAAAGATTCAGGCGACAGCGCTGGCCCTGATCCTGGCATTACCGATGGCAGCACAGGCCGCCAAGGTAAAAATCGGTTTCGTCAACTCGATCACCGGCCCCGAAGCCCCCATCGGAGAGAACCTGACAAACGGCGTTACGTTGGCCCTGGAGGATCTGAAGAAAAAGGGGATCGATGTGGAACTGGTCAAGGAGGACGACACCGGCAAGCCGGAGAAATCCATGGCTGCCTTTGAAAAAATGGCCACCCGCGACAAGGTGGCCGGCATCGTGGGGCCCTACAGCTCCAAATGCGCCAACGCCATAGCCAAGCTGGCCGAGAAGTATAAAACCCCCTTGCTCATCCCGGTGGCGTCGAAAGAGGAGATTACCCGGCAGAGCCTGAAGTGGACCTTCCGCCTGAGCGCCACCACCTACGATTACGCCACGATCCTGCTCGACATGGCGACCAGCCTGGGCAAGCCCAAGACCATCGCCATCATCAACGAGAACACCGATTTCGGCACGTCGGGAGCCAAATCGGCCAAGGATTATGCCGGCAAAAAAGGCATCAGGGTCGTGGCTGAAGAAGCCTATGCGCCGGGATCCCCCGACTACCGCTCCACCCTGACCAAGATCAAATCGAAAAAACCGGACCTGGTGTTCATGGTCTCCTACGTGGCTGACGCCATCCTGCTCATGCGCCAGTCCCGGGAAATCGGCATCACGCCCCAGGCCTTCCTCGGCGCCGGGGCCGGCTTCGCCACCGTGTCGTTCGCCAAGGAAAAAGCCATCTCCAACAACGTCTTCTCCAGCACCCAGTGGACCGGCGACGTGAACTGGCCGGGCGCCAAGGATTTCAACGCGCGCTATATCGCCAAATTCGGCAAGGAGCCGACCTACCACGCCGCTACCGCCTACGAGTCCATGATGATCATGGCCGAAACGGCGGCCAAGGCCGGCGGCAACCAGGAAAAAATCCGCGGCGCGTTGAAGGGTGGCAAGTGGAACGGCATCATGGGCGAGGTGAAATTCGCCGATTACGAGGGCTACACCAACCAGAACAAGCACCAGATGCTGGTGGAGCAGATCCAGAACGGGATACACCAGACGGTCTATCCGCCCAAATATGTTTCCAAGAAACCGGTCTACCCGTTCCCGGGCTGGAAGTAA
- a CDS encoding branched-chain amino acid ABC transporter permease codes for MTIFLQSLISGILVGGVYALIGIGLTIIFGVMRVINFAHGDLLMVGMYGTFYLFTLFNIDPFISIVITMPLMFLYGGFLQKVFINRIIGSLPQNQILLTIGMGLVMSNGIMLAFTSDYKILSTTYSSSSFDILGISISTPLLISFAITAGITAVLYWFLLKTDTGQAIRATAQDREAAQLMGINVKRMSIIAFGLGASLAGTAGALISPTYYIFPQVGSTFTLKAFVITVLGGMGSIVGATLGGILIGVAESIGGVYFGSGWKEVVVFVLFLLVLLFKPSGLMGKSNA; via the coding sequence ATGACCATCTTCCTGCAATCCCTGATCAGCGGCATCCTGGTCGGCGGCGTCTACGCCCTGATCGGCATCGGCCTGACCATCATCTTCGGCGTCATGCGGGTGATCAACTTCGCCCACGGCGACCTCTTGATGGTCGGCATGTACGGAACCTTCTACCTGTTCACGCTGTTCAATATCGATCCCTTCATCTCGATCGTCATAACCATGCCGCTCATGTTCCTCTACGGCGGCTTCCTGCAAAAGGTGTTCATCAACCGCATCATAGGCTCCCTGCCCCAGAACCAGATCCTGCTGACCATCGGCATGGGGCTGGTCATGAGCAACGGCATCATGCTGGCCTTCACGTCGGACTACAAGATCCTTTCCACCACCTATTCCTCCAGCAGCTTCGACATCCTGGGCATATCCATCTCCACTCCGCTGTTGATCTCATTCGCCATCACGGCAGGCATCACGGCCGTCCTGTACTGGTTCCTGCTGAAAACCGATACCGGCCAGGCCATCCGGGCCACGGCCCAGGACCGGGAAGCGGCCCAATTGATGGGAATCAACGTCAAGCGCATGTCCATCATCGCCTTCGGCCTCGGCGCCTCCCTGGCCGGCACCGCGGGCGCCCTGATCTCGCCCACCTACTACATCTTTCCCCAGGTGGGGAGCACCTTCACCCTCAAGGCCTTTGTCATCACGGTCCTGGGGGGCATGGGGAGCATTGTCGGCGCCACCCTGGGCGGCATCCTGATCGGCGTTGCCGAGTCCATCGGCGGGGTCTACTTCGGCTCCGGCTGGAAAGAGGTGGTGGTGTTCGTGCTGTTCCTGCTGGTGCTGCTGTTCAAGCCCTCCGGTCTGATGGGCAAATCCAACGCGTGA
- a CDS encoding branched-chain amino acid ABC transporter permease yields MKPLFGNTRGIGALSAIAGLAVITLLFLFPRFVESTYALHIMILIFISIVMGSSWNLLGGYTGQYSVGHSAYFGMGAYTTMILMQFRQVPPWLGIWCGMAAALVVALVIGSICFRLRGPYFVLASIAVAEIFRVSALNLKNVTNGAEGILTTEVPPLKIGATLITDFSSKVPFYYTGLAFVLLVILVTWLIQNSKLGYYFQAIREDQDAAHSLGISLTFYKNVALSLSAVLTSLAGSLYAVYVGFIDPSTVLALDLSVQIVLICIIGGIGTIFGPVIGALVLVPLSEALRSNMIGGFLISSGIVKADSAFGSFLTENLSHAHVLIYGILVVVVILFMPDGVLGFAKAVAARKRKEVA; encoded by the coding sequence ATGAAACCACTCTTCGGAAATACCAGGGGCATCGGCGCGCTGTCGGCCATAGCGGGCCTGGCGGTGATTACCCTGCTCTTCCTCTTCCCCCGCTTTGTGGAGAGCACCTATGCGCTGCACATCATGATCCTGATCTTCATCAGCATCGTCATGGGATCAAGCTGGAATCTCCTGGGCGGCTACACCGGCCAGTACTCGGTCGGCCACTCCGCCTATTTCGGCATGGGGGCCTATACCACCATGATACTGATGCAGTTCCGCCAGGTCCCGCCCTGGCTCGGCATCTGGTGCGGCATGGCCGCAGCCCTGGTGGTGGCGCTGGTCATCGGCAGCATCTGTTTCCGCCTGCGGGGGCCGTACTTTGTCCTGGCATCCATTGCCGTGGCCGAGATATTCCGGGTATCGGCCCTGAACCTGAAAAACGTCACCAACGGCGCCGAAGGCATCCTGACCACGGAGGTCCCGCCGCTGAAGATCGGCGCGACCCTCATCACCGACTTTTCCTCCAAGGTGCCGTTCTACTACACCGGCCTGGCGTTCGTGCTGCTCGTCATCCTGGTCACCTGGCTGATACAGAACTCGAAACTGGGATACTACTTCCAGGCCATCCGCGAAGATCAGGATGCAGCCCATTCCCTGGGCATCAGCCTGACCTTCTATAAAAACGTCGCCCTCTCCCTGTCGGCGGTGCTCACCTCACTGGCCGGCAGCCTGTACGCCGTCTACGTCGGCTTTATCGATCCGTCCACGGTCCTGGCGCTGGACCTGTCGGTACAGATCGTCCTGATCTGCATCATCGGCGGTATCGGCACCATTTTCGGGCCGGTGATCGGCGCGCTGGTGCTGGTGCCGCTCTCGGAGGCCCTGCGCAGCAACATGATCGGTGGCTTTCTGATCAGTTCGGGCATCGTCAAGGCCGATTCGGCGTTCGGCAGTTTTCTGACCGAAAACCTGTCCCATGCCCATGTCCTGATCTACGGCATCCTGGTGGTGGTGGTGATCCTCTTCATGCCCGACGGCGTGCTGGGGTTCGCCAAGGCAGTGGCGGCCAGAAAACGGAAGGAGGTCGCCTGA
- a CDS encoding ABC transporter ATP-binding protein: MAILEIKHVSKFFGGLSANSDVSFEMQQGMIMGLIGPNGAGKTTLFNCITGYYPPSKGDVVFDGRSMHGLQPDKVCKLGMARTWQKVRPLAKMSVVDNVMVGALCRTGSLKKARGMAMEQIRVVGLEHRSNFLAGGLPIGERKKLEVARVLATQPKLLLLDEVMGGLNPAESEDIIQLILAIKGLGITQMVIEHDMKAIMRISDRIVVLNSGEKLAEGSPQEVVSNPDVVAAYLGSE, from the coding sequence ATGGCCATCCTTGAGATCAAGCATGTCAGCAAGTTCTTCGGCGGCCTGTCGGCCAACTCCGACGTTTCCTTCGAGATGCAGCAGGGGATGATCATGGGCCTGATCGGGCCCAACGGCGCGGGAAAAACGACGCTGTTCAACTGCATCACCGGCTACTACCCGCCCTCCAAGGGGGATGTGGTCTTCGACGGGCGCAGCATGCACGGCCTCCAACCGGACAAGGTCTGCAAGCTGGGCATGGCCCGGACCTGGCAGAAGGTGCGGCCGCTGGCCAAGATGAGCGTGGTGGACAACGTCATGGTTGGCGCCCTCTGCCGGACCGGTTCGTTGAAAAAAGCCCGCGGCATGGCCATGGAGCAGATCAGGGTGGTGGGCCTGGAGCACCGTTCCAACTTCCTGGCCGGCGGTCTGCCCATCGGCGAGCGTAAGAAGCTGGAGGTGGCCCGCGTCCTGGCAACCCAGCCCAAACTGCTGCTTCTGGACGAAGTCATGGGCGGCCTCAATCCGGCGGAAAGCGAAGATATCATTCAACTGATCCTCGCGATCAAGGGACTGGGCATCACCCAGATGGTCATCGAGCACGACATGAAGGCCATCATGCGCATCTCCGACCGGATCGTCGTTTTGAACTCGGGGGAAAAGTTGGCCGAGGGGTCTCCCCAGGAGGTCGTCAGCAACCCCGACGTGGTCGCGGCCTACCTGGGCAGTGAGTAG
- a CDS encoding ABC transporter ATP-binding protein, whose amino-acid sequence MLTIDKLNFSYGDLKVLWDIDLEVHEGEIVTVVGANGAGKSTTLKNISRLVKPTSGSITFQGEDLEKLESHQVVERGIVQVPEGRKIFPEMSVLENLRMGSYIKSARKEREANVERVFGMFPRLKEREKQLGGTMSGGEQQMLAIARGLMANPKLLLMDEPSLGLSPLFVKIIFEIILEINRQGVTILLVEQNVFQSLKIAHRAYVLETGRVVLTGEGKDLLDNEHVKKAFLGM is encoded by the coding sequence ATGCTCACCATCGACAAGCTCAATTTCAGCTACGGCGACCTGAAAGTCCTCTGGGACATCGACCTGGAGGTCCATGAGGGAGAGATCGTCACCGTGGTCGGCGCCAACGGCGCCGGCAAATCCACCACCCTCAAGAACATCTCCCGCTTGGTGAAGCCGACCTCGGGCAGTATCACCTTCCAGGGAGAGGATCTCGAAAAACTCGAATCCCACCAGGTGGTGGAACGGGGCATCGTTCAGGTCCCCGAAGGACGGAAGATCTTTCCCGAGATGTCGGTCCTGGAGAATTTGCGCATGGGATCGTACATAAAGAGCGCCAGAAAGGAACGCGAGGCGAATGTGGAACGGGTGTTCGGCATGTTCCCCCGCTTGAAGGAGCGCGAGAAACAACTGGGGGGCACCATGTCGGGCGGCGAACAGCAGATGTTGGCCATAGCCCGCGGCCTGATGGCCAATCCGAAGCTGCTCCTGATGGATGAACCGTCCCTGGGCCTTTCACCGCTGTTTGTCAAAATCATCTTCGAAATCATCCTGGAGATCAACCGGCAGGGGGTCACCATCCTGCTGGTGGAACAGAACGTCTTCCAGTCCCTGAAGATCGCCCACCGCGCCTATGTCCTGGAAACCGGCAGGGTGGTACTGACCGGCGAGGGAAAAGACCTGCTCGATAACGAGCACGTAAAAAAGGCATTTCTGGGGATGTGA
- a CDS encoding CBS domain-containing protein: MQTVEQWMTPNPITIEESASIIEAIHLLKEKDIRRLPVTCKGKFCGLITDRMIKEYAPGKSTPLDTWEVHYVLSKATVRDAMNPTPYTIQPDAPLCQAAQLVHDKKLYGLCVTDKNGDLVGLLTTTNFMEALIAICTMA, encoded by the coding sequence ATGCAAACCGTCGAACAATGGATGACTCCCAACCCGATCACCATCGAGGAAAGCGCCTCCATAATCGAGGCGATCCACCTGCTGAAGGAAAAGGACATTCGCCGCCTGCCGGTTACCTGCAAAGGCAAATTCTGCGGCCTGATCACCGACCGGATGATCAAGGAATATGCACCCGGCAAGTCAACCCCCCTGGATACGTGGGAGGTGCACTACGTGCTCTCCAAGGCCACGGTGCGGGATGCCATGAACCCGACCCCCTATACCATCCAGCCCGATGCCCCCCTCTGCCAGGCCGCACAACTGGTCCACGACAAAAAACTCTACGGCCTGTGCGTAACCGACAAGAACGGCGACCTGGTGGGGCTTTTGACCACCACCAACTTCATGGAAGCCCTGATTGCCATATGCACGATGGCGTGA
- the opp4C gene encoding oligopeptide ABC transporter permease, producing the protein MIGPHSYVRAVFWPRLMRNRFAVAGAMVVLAMLAVALLAPLIVRFGPNEINAWAVLEPPSLKHWFGTDDLGRDVFSRIVYGARISLLVGFAAAGIAVVIGTILGLVAGFYGGWIDNCLMRVVDIMFCFPTFFLILAVITFLRPSIWYIMIVIGLTGWMGVARLVRAETLSIREMDYIMAARCIGCSDQRIIFRHILPNAVSPALVAATLGIAGAILTESALSFLGIGVQPPTPSWGNILTSGKDYIEFAWWLSLFPGLAILVTVLAYNLLGEGIRDALDPRIKR; encoded by the coding sequence GTGATCGGACCGCACTCCTATGTTCGTGCCGTTTTCTGGCCCCGCCTCATGCGCAACAGGTTTGCCGTGGCCGGCGCCATGGTGGTGCTGGCGATGCTGGCGGTCGCCCTCCTGGCCCCCCTGATCGTGCGCTTCGGCCCCAACGAGATCAACGCCTGGGCCGTTTTGGAACCTCCTTCGCTGAAACACTGGTTCGGCACCGACGACCTGGGACGCGACGTGTTCAGCCGGATCGTCTACGGGGCGCGGATTTCTCTGCTGGTCGGTTTTGCGGCGGCCGGGATCGCCGTGGTGATCGGCACCATCCTGGGGCTCGTGGCCGGGTTCTATGGCGGCTGGATCGACAACTGCCTCATGCGGGTCGTTGACATCATGTTCTGCTTTCCGACCTTTTTCCTGATCCTGGCGGTCATTACCTTCCTGCGCCCCTCCATCTGGTACATCATGATCGTCATCGGCCTGACCGGCTGGATGGGGGTTGCCCGACTGGTGCGGGCCGAGACCCTTTCCATCCGCGAGATGGACTACATCATGGCCGCCCGCTGCATCGGCTGCTCCGACCAGCGCATCATCTTCCGCCATATCCTGCCCAATGCCGTCTCGCCGGCCCTGGTGGCCGCCACCCTGGGGATAGCGGGCGCCATTCTGACCGAATCGGCCCTCTCGTTCCTCGGCATCGGCGTCCAGCCGCCGACCCCCAGTTGGGGCAACATCCTCACCTCCGGCAAGGATTACATCGAATTCGCCTGGTGGCTCTCCCTGTTTCCCGGCCTGGCAATCCTGGTGACCGTTTTGGCCTACAACCTGCTGGGAGAGGGGATCAGGGACGCCCTGGACCCCCGCATCAAACGGTGA
- a CDS encoding ABC transporter permease: MTRYLLKRILMLIPLMVGITLITFSVVHLAPGEPVEMQMAMNPKVGKEARERLRKFYGLDKPLAEQYVTWVGKLARLDLGRSFSSDNRPVKDKIAERLPITLALNIIALVLEFGLAIPIGIMAATHRDTWLDKGITVFVFVGFAVPTFWLALLLMYLFGVKLNWLPISGLHTLGSDSYGLLRYVGDMARHLCMPILVASFGSLAGLSRYMRSSMLNVIGQDYITTARAKGLSERVVIYKHALRNALLPLITQAGLAIPGLIGGSVIFETIYAIPGMGQLFYQAVMARDYPVVMGIVIIGALLTLIGNLVADVCYAVADPRIREGRGAQ; the protein is encoded by the coding sequence ATGACCCGTTATCTTTTAAAGCGCATCCTGATGTTGATCCCGCTCATGGTCGGCATAACCCTGATCACCTTTTCGGTGGTCCATCTGGCGCCGGGGGAACCGGTGGAGATGCAGATGGCCATGAACCCCAAGGTGGGCAAGGAGGCCCGGGAGCGGCTGCGCAAGTTCTACGGCCTGGACAAGCCGCTGGCCGAGCAGTATGTCACCTGGGTCGGCAAGCTGGCGCGGCTGGACCTGGGGCGTTCCTTTTCCTCCGACAACCGGCCGGTGAAAGACAAGATCGCCGAGCGCCTCCCCATTACCCTTGCACTCAACATCATCGCCCTGGTGCTGGAGTTCGGCCTGGCGATCCCCATCGGCATTATGGCCGCCACCCACCGGGATACCTGGCTGGACAAGGGGATCACGGTCTTTGTCTTCGTCGGCTTTGCCGTGCCGACCTTCTGGCTGGCGCTGCTTCTGATGTACCTGTTCGGCGTCAAGCTGAACTGGCTCCCCATCTCGGGCCTGCATACCCTGGGGAGTGACAGCTACGGCCTGTTGCGCTATGTGGGGGACATGGCCCGGCACCTGTGCATGCCGATCCTGGTGGCCTCCTTCGGCAGCCTGGCGGGGCTGTCACGCTACATGCGCTCCTCCATGCTGAACGTGATCGGCCAGGATTACATCACCACCGCCCGGGCCAAGGGGCTTTCGGAGCGGGTCGTCATCTACAAGCATGCCCTGCGCAACGCCCTTCTGCCCCTGATCACCCAGGCGGGCCTGGCCATTCCTGGCCTGATCGGCGGGAGCGTCATCTTCGAGACCATCTACGCCATTCCCGGCATGGGGCAGCTCTTCTACCAGGCGGTCATGGCCCGTGACTACCCGGTGGTCATGGGAATCGTGATCATCGGCGCCCTTTTGACCCTGATCGGCAATCTGGTGGCCGACGTCTGCTACGCCGTGGCCGATCCGCGCATCAGAGAGGGGAGGGGCGCGCAGTGA
- a CDS encoding peptide-binding protein yields the protein MSGPRRLRLLFPALLLAVTACTQSPAPPRGAGDVKPAYGDALVEGTIGDASTLIPLLATDTSSHAVAGQIYNGLVKYDKDLKIVGDLAESFTISPDGLTITFHLHRGVKWHDGAPFTARDVLYTYRVVIDPKTPTAYAEDFKQVKGIAAPDDYTVRVTYGAPFAPALASWGTAILPAHLLEGKDITKSPLARAPVGTGPYRFKEWVAGQKIVLEANHDYFEGRPWIDRYIYRIIPDTSTMYMELKAGAIDMMGLTPVQYARQTTGTRFTSQFNKYRYPSSSYVYMGYNLRHPLFKDKRIRQALTAAIDKDELIHGVLFGMGQKAVGPIPPGRWAYNPNVRDIAYDPKHAAELLAQAGWREKNSAGILMKDGKPFSFTILTNQGNQQRLLTAQIIQQRLRYVGIDVKIRIVEWATFLKEFVDKGNFEAVMLGWTTTPDPDMFDVWHSSKTNPGELNFVGFKSAEVDRLLVEGRSTFDLEQRRKAYFRIQEIMADEQPYTFLYVPDALPVVSARIRGVKPAPAGIGYNQIQWYVPKAEQVY from the coding sequence ATGAGCGGGCCGCGCCGTCTCAGGCTGCTCTTCCCGGCCCTGCTCCTCGCCGTTACCGCATGCACCCAATCGCCGGCGCCCCCCCGGGGCGCCGGCGACGTCAAGCCCGCCTATGGCGACGCCCTGGTGGAGGGTACCATCGGCGACGCCTCCACCCTGATCCCGCTCCTGGCAACCGACACCTCGTCCCATGCCGTGGCCGGACAGATCTACAACGGCCTGGTGAAATACGACAAGGACCTGAAGATCGTCGGCGATCTGGCCGAGTCCTTTACAATCTCTCCCGACGGGCTCACCATTACCTTCCACCTGCACCGGGGGGTGAAATGGCACGACGGCGCCCCCTTTACCGCCCGCGACGTGCTCTACACCTACCGGGTCGTCATCGACCCCAAGACCCCCACCGCTTATGCCGAGGACTTCAAGCAGGTCAAGGGTATCGCCGCGCCCGACGATTACACCGTCCGGGTGACCTACGGCGCCCCCTTTGCACCGGCTCTGGCCTCGTGGGGGACCGCCATCCTGCCGGCGCACCTTTTGGAGGGGAAGGACATCACCAAGAGCCCCCTGGCCCGGGCGCCGGTCGGCACCGGACCGTACCGCTTCAAGGAATGGGTCGCCGGCCAGAAGATCGTGCTGGAAGCCAACCACGACTACTTCGAGGGCAGGCCGTGGATCGACCGCTACATCTACCGTATCATCCCCGATACCTCCACCATGTACATGGAGCTCAAGGCAGGAGCCATCGACATGATGGGGCTGACGCCGGTCCAGTATGCCCGCCAGACCACCGGGACCCGCTTTACCTCGCAGTTCAATAAATACCGTTATCCCTCGTCGAGTTATGTCTATATGGGCTACAACCTGCGCCACCCGCTTTTCAAGGACAAACGCATCCGCCAGGCCCTGACCGCGGCCATTGACAAGGACGAACTGATCCACGGCGTGCTGTTCGGCATGGGACAGAAGGCGGTGGGGCCGATTCCTCCCGGCCGCTGGGCCTACAACCCCAACGTCAGGGATATCGCCTACGACCCCAAACATGCGGCCGAACTCCTGGCCCAGGCCGGATGGCGGGAAAAGAACAGTGCAGGCATCCTGATGAAGGACGGCAAGCCGTTCAGTTTCACCATCCTGACCAACCAGGGAAACCAGCAGCGGCTTCTGACGGCCCAGATCATTCAGCAACGGCTCCGGTACGTGGGGATCGACGTGAAGATCCGCATCGTGGAGTGGGCCACCTTCCTCAAGGAGTTCGTGGACAAGGGGAACTTCGAGGCGGTCATGCTGGGGTGGACCACCACCCCGGACCCGGACATGTTCGATGTCTGGCACTCCAGCAAGACTAATCCGGGCGAACTGAACTTCGTCGGCTTCAAGAGCGCCGAGGTGGACCGCCTGCTGGTGGAGGGGCGCAGCACCTTTGACCTGGAACAGCGCAGGAAGGCGTATTTCCGCATCCAGGAAATCATGGCCGACGAGCAGCCCTACACCTTCCTCTACGTGCCGGACGCCCTGCCGGTGGTCAGCGCCCGCATTCGCGGCGTAAAGCCGGCCCCGGCCGGCATCGGCTACAACCAGATCCAGTGGTACGTGCCCAAGGCCGAGCAGGTATACTGA